One Bradyrhizobium manausense DNA segment encodes these proteins:
- a CDS encoding SRPBCC family protein, with product MSDAIKPDRPDTKLVLEFDFDAPPTKVWRAVTIPEFRERWLPDCDLAGAEPETSIPGKEVRYRMRDSEPPFRESHVIFRIEPNVSGGTRFRIIQQACEVSTKLPQPANSNCCLMRAAA from the coding sequence ATGAGCGATGCCATAAAGCCTGATCGCCCCGATACAAAGCTGGTGCTCGAATTCGATTTCGATGCACCGCCGACAAAAGTCTGGCGCGCCGTGACCATTCCGGAATTTCGCGAGCGCTGGCTGCCGGATTGCGACCTTGCGGGCGCCGAACCTGAAACATCGATCCCGGGCAAAGAGGTGCGCTACCGGATGCGCGATTCCGAACCGCCGTTTCGCGAGAGCCACGTCATCTTCCGGATCGAGCCGAACGTGTCAGGCGGCACCCGCTTTCGCATCATCCAGCAGGCCTGCGAGGTCAGCACGAAGCTGCCGCAGCCGGCCAACAGCAATTGCTGCCTGATGCGCGCAGCAGCCTAG
- a CDS encoding ATP-dependent Clp protease proteolytic subunit yields MRDMLQLVPMVVEQSARGERSFDIYSRLLRERIIFLNGEVNDAMSGLVCAQLLFLEAENPNRPINLYINSYGGVVTSGLAMYDTMQFIKAPVHTLCMGTARSMGSFLLMAGEAGHRAALPNASLHVHQPLGGFQGQASDILIHANEMQETKRRITRLYAQHCGRTEEEVERTLDRDHFMTAQQAVEWGLVDRVFAEREAAQQ; encoded by the coding sequence ATGCGCGACATGCTTCAGCTCGTCCCTATGGTCGTCGAACAATCCGCGCGCGGAGAACGATCCTTCGATATCTATTCGCGACTGCTGCGCGAGCGCATCATCTTCCTCAACGGCGAGGTCAATGACGCGATGTCTGGCCTCGTCTGCGCGCAGCTGCTGTTCCTGGAGGCGGAGAATCCGAACAGGCCGATCAATCTCTACATCAATTCCTATGGCGGCGTGGTCACCTCTGGTCTCGCCATGTACGACACCATGCAGTTCATCAAGGCGCCGGTGCACACGCTGTGCATGGGCACCGCGCGCTCGATGGGCTCGTTCCTGCTGATGGCCGGCGAGGCCGGTCACCGCGCAGCCCTGCCCAATGCCAGCCTTCACGTGCATCAGCCGCTCGGCGGCTTCCAGGGCCAGGCCTCCGACATCCTGATCCACGCCAACGAGATGCAGGAGACCAAGCGCCGCATTACCAGGCTCTACGCGCAGCATTGCGGACGGACCGAAGAAGAGGTCGAACGGACCCTGGACCGCGACCACTTCATGACCGCGCAGCAGGCGGTCGAATGGGGCCTCGTCGACCGGGTTTTTGCAGAGCGCGAAGCCGCCCAGCAGTGA
- a CDS encoding aminotransferase class I/II-fold pyridoxal phosphate-dependent enzyme, with the protein MVMTASTRAPQASGSSNNERSPFVRLNELLAPHQPGKPLISLAVGEPQHPVPDFVGPVLAKHIADFGRYPMNQGMEPFRQAASTWLSSRFRLPRPLDPKSEILVLNGSREGLFLAAIAAARYVGPKPGKPAILMPNPFYPVYGAGAGAAACEQVYLPTTVDNGFLPDLDAIDEATLARTVAFYLASPANPQGSVASRDYFTRLKSLADRYNFMILSDECYSEIYTREAPGSALECAGPDFTRVAAFQSLSKRSNLPGLRVGFAAGDKTFIGMFLELRNIAAPQVPVPLQHVATVAYGDEAHVEENRRLYRIKFDLADQIIGNRYGYRRPDAGFCVWLNTSEIGDDVSVTLKLFKEAGVRVVPGSYLARLQPDGFNPGAGYIRLALVQDGETTAQALHRLVETLG; encoded by the coding sequence ATGGTCATGACCGCTTCAACCCGTGCGCCGCAGGCCAGTGGAAGCTCCAACAACGAACGCTCGCCCTTCGTCCGGCTGAACGAGCTGCTGGCGCCGCATCAGCCCGGCAAGCCCTTGATTTCGCTCGCTGTCGGCGAGCCCCAGCATCCGGTACCTGACTTCGTCGGCCCGGTGCTGGCCAAGCACATTGCCGATTTCGGGCGCTACCCGATGAACCAGGGCATGGAGCCGTTCCGCCAGGCAGCGAGCACCTGGCTATCGTCGCGCTTCAGGCTGCCGCGACCGCTCGACCCCAAGAGCGAGATTCTGGTCCTCAATGGCAGCCGGGAAGGGCTGTTCCTCGCCGCGATTGCTGCCGCGCGCTATGTCGGGCCGAAGCCCGGCAAGCCCGCGATCCTGATGCCGAACCCGTTCTATCCGGTCTATGGCGCCGGCGCCGGTGCCGCGGCCTGCGAGCAGGTCTATCTGCCGACCACCGTCGACAACGGCTTCCTTCCCGATCTCGACGCCATCGACGAGGCGACGCTCGCGCGCACCGTGGCGTTCTACCTTGCCTCGCCCGCCAATCCGCAGGGCTCAGTTGCTTCACGCGATTATTTCACGCGCCTGAAGAGCCTCGCCGATCGCTATAACTTCATGATCCTCAGCGACGAGTGCTACTCCGAGATCTACACCCGCGAGGCACCGGGCAGCGCGCTCGAATGCGCGGGCCCCGATTTCACCCGCGTGGCTGCGTTCCAGTCGCTGTCGAAGCGCTCCAACCTGCCGGGCCTGCGCGTCGGCTTCGCCGCCGGCGACAAGACATTTATCGGCATGTTCCTGGAGCTGCGCAACATCGCGGCACCTCAGGTGCCGGTGCCGCTCCAGCATGTCGCGACCGTTGCCTATGGCGACGAAGCGCATGTCGAGGAGAACCGCAGACTCTACCGGATCAAGTTCGATCTCGCCGACCAGATCATCGGAAATCGCTACGGCTATCGCCGGCCCGACGCCGGCTTCTGCGTCTGGCTCAACACGTCCGAGATCGGCGACGATGTCTCGGTGACTCTCAAGCTTTTCAAGGAAGCCGGCGTGCGCGTGGTGCCCGGCTCCTATCTGGCGCGGCTTCAGCCCGATGGCTTCAATCCCGGTGCGGGCTACATTCGCCTCGCGCTGGTTCAGGATGGTGAGACCACGGCGCAGGCGCTGCACCGGCTGGTCGAAACTCTGGGTTAG
- a CDS encoding DNA translocase FtsK, with protein sequence MSMSTIERVIPLVGHLPPSIREALSRRVRELTGLGLVTLSGVASAALMTWSVQDPSLSHATSRPIHNILGYAGAIGADLAMQILGLGAIMLILTVAVWGWRMMTHRPFDREALRLGSWILCTVITAGFVSCWPHGGAWPLPTGLGGVVGDALVRAPAVIFGPPGAIYRMVLGAILFVALAATFLIACGLGARAHDDELAEIEDDDKPLDEDEESDRGSVSLGWLFHALMSTKARLIWLFGAAYRSLVSSGPKAKPVSFSRQEPNLGGGRAAPSISPQSEDEDYEDEHEEAEEEEEEEEEEPVARAPRKKAAPKAASRKSSDKFELPSVSVLAAPKAGDRQPLSKAELEANSRSLEGVLQDFGVRGEIVKANPGPVVTLYELEPAPGIKSSRVIGLADDIARSMSALSARVAVVPGRNAIGIELPNAHREKVYLRELLVAKETVDTVAKLPLCLGKTIGGDPVIIDLARTPHMLIAGTTGSGKSVAINTMILSLVYRLRPDQCRLIMVDPKMLELSVYDGIPHLLTPVVTDPKKAVVALKWAVREMEERYKNMAKLGVRNIDGYNTRLGELKAKGEEPTRTVHTGFDKENGKAIYEEEKLSLDPLPYIVIIVDEMADLMMVAGKDIEGAVQRLAQMARAAGLHVILATQRPSVDVITGTIKANFPTRIAFQVTSKIDSRTILGEMGAEQLLGQGDMLYMAGGGRISRVHGPFASDDEVEKVVRHLKTQGQPEYLEAVTAEEPTEDEDGGAVFDASGMGADGGGDLFQQAVAIVKRDRKASTSYIQRRLQIGYNRAASLMERMELEGIVGPANHAGKREILVEEEDSHM encoded by the coding sequence ATGAGCATGTCGACGATCGAACGTGTGATTCCCCTGGTCGGCCATCTGCCGCCCTCGATCCGCGAGGCGCTGAGCCGGCGCGTGCGCGAGCTCACCGGTCTCGGTCTGGTCACGCTCTCGGGCGTCGCATCCGCCGCGCTGATGACCTGGTCGGTGCAGGACCCGAGCCTCAGCCACGCGACCTCGCGGCCGATCCACAACATCCTCGGCTATGCCGGCGCCATCGGCGCCGACCTCGCGATGCAGATCCTCGGGCTCGGCGCGATCATGCTGATCCTCACCGTCGCGGTGTGGGGTTGGCGCATGATGACCCACCGTCCGTTCGATCGCGAGGCGCTGCGGCTCGGCTCCTGGATTCTCTGCACGGTGATCACGGCCGGCTTCGTCAGCTGCTGGCCGCATGGCGGCGCCTGGCCGCTGCCGACCGGGCTCGGCGGCGTGGTCGGCGATGCGCTGGTGCGCGCACCCGCGGTAATCTTCGGACCGCCCGGCGCGATCTATCGCATGGTGCTCGGCGCCATCCTGTTCGTCGCGCTGGCCGCGACCTTCCTGATCGCGTGCGGACTCGGCGCGCGCGCGCATGACGACGAGCTCGCGGAGATCGAGGACGACGACAAGCCGCTCGATGAAGACGAGGAGAGCGATCGCGGTTCGGTGTCGCTGGGCTGGCTGTTCCACGCGCTAATGAGCACCAAGGCGCGACTGATCTGGCTGTTCGGTGCGGCCTATCGCTCGCTGGTCTCGAGCGGACCGAAGGCCAAGCCGGTATCGTTCAGCAGGCAGGAGCCCAATCTTGGCGGCGGCCGCGCCGCGCCTTCGATCTCGCCGCAGTCCGAGGACGAGGACTACGAAGACGAGCACGAGGAAGCAGAGGAAGAGGAGGAGGAAGAAGAGGAAGAGCCGGTCGCACGTGCGCCACGCAAGAAGGCTGCACCGAAAGCCGCTTCCAGGAAATCCTCCGACAAGTTCGAGCTTCCGTCCGTATCCGTGCTGGCTGCGCCCAAGGCCGGCGATCGGCAGCCGCTCAGCAAGGCCGAGCTGGAGGCCAATTCGCGTTCGCTCGAGGGCGTGCTGCAGGACTTCGGCGTCCGCGGCGAGATCGTGAAAGCCAATCCGGGCCCCGTCGTCACACTGTACGAGCTGGAGCCTGCCCCCGGCATCAAGTCGTCGCGCGTGATCGGTCTTGCCGACGACATCGCGCGTTCGATGAGCGCGCTGTCGGCGCGCGTCGCCGTCGTCCCCGGCCGCAATGCCATCGGCATCGAGCTGCCGAACGCGCATCGCGAAAAAGTCTATCTGCGCGAACTGCTGGTCGCCAAGGAAACCGTCGACACGGTGGCGAAACTGCCGCTGTGCCTCGGCAAGACCATTGGCGGCGATCCCGTCATCATCGACCTCGCACGCACACCGCACATGCTGATCGCCGGCACCACCGGCTCGGGCAAGTCGGTTGCGATCAACACCATGATCCTGAGCCTGGTCTACCGGCTGCGCCCCGATCAGTGCCGTTTGATCATGGTCGATCCGAAGATGCTCGAACTGTCCGTCTACGACGGCATCCCCCATCTGCTCACCCCCGTCGTGACCGATCCGAAGAAGGCGGTGGTCGCGTTGAAATGGGCCGTGCGCGAGATGGAAGAGCGCTACAAGAACATGGCCAAGCTCGGTGTGCGCAACATCGACGGCTACAACACGCGCCTGGGCGAATTGAAAGCCAAGGGCGAAGAGCCGACGCGCACCGTGCATACCGGCTTCGACAAGGAAAACGGCAAGGCGATCTACGAGGAAGAGAAGCTCTCGCTCGATCCGCTTCCCTACATCGTCATCATCGTCGACGAAATGGCCGACCTGATGATGGTCGCCGGCAAGGACATCGAAGGCGCGGTGCAGCGCCTCGCGCAGATGGCGCGCGCTGCTGGCCTGCACGTAATCCTCGCGACGCAGCGCCCGTCGGTGGACGTCATCACCGGCACCATCAAGGCGAACTTCCCGACCCGCATCGCCTTCCAGGTCACCTCAAAGATCGACAGCCGCACCATTTTGGGCGAGATGGGCGCCGAGCAGCTGCTCGGCCAGGGCGACATGCTCTACATGGCCGGCGGCGGCCGCATCAGCCGCGTGCACGGACCTTTCGCGTCCGACGATGAGGTCGAGAAGGTGGTGCGCCACCTCAAGACACAGGGTCAGCCGGAATATCTGGAAGCCGTCACGGCCGAAGAGCCGACCGAGGACGAGGATGGCGGCGCCGTGTTCGACGCCAGTGGAATGGGCGCGGATGGCGGCGGCGATCTGTTCCAGCAGGCCGTTGCGATCGTCAAACGTGACCGCAAGGCCTCGACCAGCTACATCCAGCGGCGCCTGCAAATCGGCTATAACCGCGCCGCATCGCTGATGGAGCGCATGGAACTGGAAGGCATTGTCGGACCCGCCAATCACGCCGGCAAGCGCGAGATTCTGG
- a CDS encoding ArsR/SmtB family transcription factor has product MIEADIFKALADPTRRKVFEKLAGGSLNASALRDGLEISQPAMSQHLSVLRAAGLVREQRQGRFVNYEVDPDGIVAIGAWLARYRAYWPKRMEALADLLNDMDQ; this is encoded by the coding sequence ATGATCGAAGCTGACATCTTCAAGGCGCTGGCCGACCCGACGCGCCGAAAAGTCTTTGAGAAGCTCGCTGGCGGAAGCCTGAATGCCAGCGCCTTGCGCGACGGATTGGAGATCAGCCAACCGGCGATGTCGCAGCATCTGTCCGTGCTGCGTGCGGCAGGCCTCGTGCGCGAGCAGCGGCAGGGCCGCTTTGTGAATTACGAAGTCGATCCCGACGGAATCGTCGCCATCGGGGCCTGGCTTGCGCGCTACCGCGCCTACTGGCCGAAGCGCATGGAAGCACTCGCCGATCTCTTGAACGACATGGATCAGTAA
- a CDS encoding GFA family protein, producing the protein MRLEGGCYCGEVRYVAEGDPMMQAQCHCRECQYISGGAPNTFIAMPAGGFTYITGQPKQFTRKDLARAVTREFCAECGTHLVTKVPGLPAAIVKVGTLDEPEQFHPQMAIYTCDKQEFHAIPAGMTTFDKLPGH; encoded by the coding sequence ATGCGTTTGGAAGGCGGATGCTATTGCGGCGAAGTGCGCTATGTGGCCGAGGGCGATCCGATGATGCAGGCCCAATGTCACTGCCGCGAGTGCCAGTACATCTCGGGCGGCGCGCCCAACACCTTCATCGCGATGCCGGCGGGCGGCTTCACCTACATCACCGGACAGCCCAAGCAATTCACGCGCAAGGACCTCGCCCGCGCCGTGACGCGGGAATTCTGCGCCGAGTGCGGCACCCATCTGGTGACCAAGGTGCCGGGACTGCCGGCCGCGATCGTGAAGGTCGGCACGCTGGACGAACCAGAACAATTCCATCCGCAGATGGCGATCTACACCTGCGACAAGCAGGAGTTCCACGCGATCCCGGCAGGCATGACGACGTTCGACAAGCTGCCGGGGCATTGA
- a CDS encoding ammonium transporter, with protein sequence MTFKRPYGAGLAALAVGLFAATAAYAEPTVNKGDNAWMLTSTVLVLLMTIPGLALFYGGLVRSKNMLSVLMQVFYTVCVVTVIWAVYGYSLAFTGGSDFIGGFSKAFMMGVTTDSKVATFSVDANISELIYMCFQMTFAAITPALIVGAFAERMKFSAIALFIPLWVTLIYFPIAHMVWYWPGPDAIQDAAKALAAATDAAAKTAAQAKLDEINADAGWIFKKGAIDFAGGTVVHINAGIAGLVGALLIGKRVGYGKELMAPHSLTMSMIGASLLWVGWFGFNAGSNLEANGGAALAMTNSFVATAAAALSWMFAEWIMKGHPSVLGIISGAVAGLVAVTPAAGYSGVMGAIALGLVVGVACLFFCTVVKNALGYDDSLDVFGVHCVGGIIGALGTGILVNPALGGAGIMDYTAIPPKVADYDFAAQMLSQIEAVCTTLVWSGVGSAILYKVVDVIVGLRANVESEREGLDITDHTERAYNM encoded by the coding sequence ATGACGTTCAAGCGTCCCTATGGCGCGGGACTGGCGGCTCTCGCAGTCGGCCTGTTCGCTGCGACCGCAGCCTATGCCGAGCCGACGGTCAACAAGGGAGACAACGCCTGGATGCTGACATCGACGGTGCTCGTGCTGTTGATGACCATCCCGGGCCTCGCGCTGTTCTACGGCGGCCTCGTTCGCTCCAAGAACATGCTCTCGGTTCTGATGCAGGTATTCTACACCGTCTGCGTCGTCACCGTGATCTGGGCCGTGTACGGCTACAGCCTCGCCTTCACCGGCGGCTCCGACTTCATCGGCGGCTTCTCCAAGGCCTTCATGATGGGCGTCACCACCGATTCGAAGGTCGCGACCTTCTCGGTCGATGCCAACATCTCGGAGCTCATTTACATGTGCTTCCAGATGACCTTCGCGGCAATCACGCCCGCCCTCATCGTCGGCGCCTTCGCCGAGCGCATGAAATTCTCGGCAATCGCCCTGTTCATCCCGCTCTGGGTCACGCTGATCTACTTCCCGATCGCGCACATGGTCTGGTACTGGCCCGGCCCGGACGCGATCCAGGACGCTGCCAAGGCTCTGGCTGCCGCGACTGATGCGGCGGCGAAGACCGCGGCCCAGGCCAAGCTCGACGAGATCAACGCCGACGCCGGCTGGATCTTCAAGAAGGGCGCGATCGACTTCGCCGGTGGCACCGTGGTGCACATCAACGCCGGCATCGCAGGCCTCGTCGGCGCTCTCCTGATCGGCAAGCGCGTCGGTTACGGCAAGGAGCTGATGGCTCCGCACTCGCTGACGATGTCGATGATCGGCGCCTCGCTGCTCTGGGTCGGCTGGTTCGGCTTCAATGCCGGCTCCAACCTCGAGGCCAACGGTGGCGCAGCCCTCGCCATGACCAACTCCTTCGTCGCCACCGCAGCCGCCGCGCTGTCGTGGATGTTCGCGGAGTGGATCATGAAGGGCCATCCGTCGGTGCTCGGCATCATCTCAGGCGCTGTCGCGGGCCTCGTGGCCGTCACGCCTGCCGCCGGCTACTCCGGCGTGATGGGTGCGATCGCCCTCGGCCTCGTGGTCGGCGTGGCCTGCCTGTTCTTCTGCACCGTCGTGAAGAACGCGCTCGGCTACGACGACTCGCTCGACGTGTTCGGCGTGCACTGCGTCGGCGGCATCATCGGTGCCCTCGGCACCGGCATCCTGGTCAATCCGGCGCTCGGTGGTGCGGGCATCATGGACTACACCGCGATCCCGCCCAAGGTTGCCGATTACGACTTCGCCGCGCAGATGCTCTCCCAGATCGAAGCCGTCTGCACCACGCTGGTGTGGTCCGGCGTCGGTTCGGCGATCCTCTACAAGGTCGTCGATGTGATCGTCGGCCTCCGCGCCAATGTCGAGAGCGAGCGTGAAGGTCTTGACATCACCGACCACACCGAGCGCGCCTACAACATGTAA
- a CDS encoding P-II family nitrogen regulator yields the protein MKIVMAVIKPFKLEEVRDALTAIGVHGLTVTEVKGYGRQKGHTEIYRGAEYAVSFLPKIKIEVAVASEQVDKTIDAITSAAKTGQIGDGKIFVINLDHAVRIRTGEADAAAL from the coding sequence ATGAAAATTGTTATGGCGGTTATCAAGCCATTCAAGCTGGAAGAAGTCCGTGACGCCCTGACCGCCATTGGCGTTCACGGTCTCACGGTGACGGAAGTCAAGGGATATGGCCGTCAGAAGGGCCACACGGAAATCTACCGCGGCGCCGAATATGCCGTGAGCTTCCTGCCCAAGATCAAGATCGAAGTCGCCGTTGCCTCCGAGCAGGTCGACAAGACCATCGACGCGATCACGTCTGCCGCGAAGACCGGACAGATCGGTGACGGCAAGATCTTCGTCATCAATCTCGATCACGCGGTTCGCATCCGCACCGGCGAGGCCGACGCCGCGGCCCTTTGA
- a CDS encoding ammonium transporter, whose product MAGLLRRVAAMAAPIGFVSVMASPARAAASEISAADTAWMIVATALVLMMTIPGLALFYSGMVRKKNVLATMAQSLAAVAMISILWVAFGYSLCFVGDGPWIGSLDRWFLAGMTMDSVNPAAKTIPEALFMLYQMTFAIITVALVAGSVADRMRFSAYLLFSAAWFIFVYIPLAHWVWGGGFLNSTGVLDFAGGLVVHLSAGTGGLVAAKVMGRRHGYGSENLSPFDLSLAVIGTGLLWVGWFGFNGGSAGAANSRAVMAIIATHLAACSGALTWGAIEWSTRRKPSVLGMISGAVAGLGTITPASGFVAPWHGVVIGIAAGGICYWACTWLKHRFNYDDSLDVFGVHGIGGLTGTLLAGVFATSAIGGTAGLLEGHPQQLLIQFYGIAVTFVWSAGVSFVLLKLVGLFVPLRVSREQELEGLDITQHGEALQ is encoded by the coding sequence ATGGCGGGATTGTTGCGCCGCGTGGCCGCTATGGCTGCGCCGATCGGATTTGTGTCCGTCATGGCTTCGCCGGCGCGCGCCGCGGCCTCCGAAATCAGCGCCGCCGACACCGCCTGGATGATCGTCGCCACGGCGCTGGTGCTGATGATGACGATCCCGGGGCTCGCGCTGTTCTACTCCGGCATGGTGCGCAAGAAGAACGTGCTCGCGACCATGGCGCAGAGCCTCGCTGCGGTGGCGATGATCTCCATTCTCTGGGTCGCGTTCGGTTATTCGCTCTGCTTCGTCGGCGACGGTCCGTGGATCGGCTCGCTCGACCGCTGGTTCCTCGCCGGCATGACCATGGACAGCGTCAATCCGGCGGCGAAGACGATTCCGGAAGCGCTGTTCATGCTGTACCAGATGACGTTCGCGATCATCACGGTGGCGCTGGTCGCAGGCTCCGTCGCCGACCGGATGCGGTTCTCCGCCTATCTCCTGTTCTCGGCGGCCTGGTTCATCTTCGTCTACATTCCGCTGGCGCACTGGGTGTGGGGCGGCGGCTTCCTCAACAGCACGGGCGTGCTGGATTTCGCCGGCGGCCTCGTCGTGCACCTGTCGGCCGGCACCGGCGGTCTCGTCGCGGCAAAAGTGATGGGACGGCGTCACGGCTACGGCAGCGAAAACCTGTCGCCGTTCGATCTGTCGCTCGCGGTGATAGGCACGGGCCTGTTGTGGGTCGGCTGGTTCGGCTTCAACGGCGGCTCGGCGGGCGCGGCCAATTCGCGCGCGGTAATGGCGATCATCGCAACGCATCTCGCGGCCTGCTCCGGCGCGCTGACCTGGGGCGCGATCGAATGGTCGACACGGCGCAAGCCGTCCGTGCTCGGCATGATCTCGGGCGCTGTCGCCGGCCTCGGCACCATCACGCCGGCCTCGGGCTTCGTGGCGCCGTGGCATGGCGTCGTCATCGGCATCGCCGCCGGCGGGATTTGCTACTGGGCCTGTACTTGGCTGAAGCACCGCTTCAACTATGACGACTCGCTCGACGTGTTCGGCGTCCACGGCATCGGCGGACTGACCGGCACGCTGCTCGCCGGCGTGTTCGCGACCAGCGCGATCGGCGGCACCGCCGGCCTGCTCGAGGGCCATCCGCAGCAATTACTGATCCAGTTCTACGGTATCGCCGTCACCTTTGTCTGGTCGGCGGGCGTGAGCTTTGTCCTGCTCAAGCTGGTCGGCCTGTTCGTGCCGTTGCGCGTCTCGCGCGAGCAGGAGCTCGAGGGTCTCGACATCACCCAGCATGGCGAAGCGCTGCAATAA
- a CDS encoding P-II family nitrogen regulator yields the protein MKLVVAIIKPFKLDEVRQALTAIGVHGMTVTEVKGYGRQKGHTEIYRGAEYVVNFLPKLRIEIAVASDIADKAVGVITASARTGQIGDGKIFVTPIDHALRIRTGETDSDAL from the coding sequence ATGAAACTCGTCGTCGCGATCATCAAACCCTTCAAGCTCGATGAAGTCCGCCAAGCGCTGACGGCGATCGGCGTCCACGGCATGACTGTGACCGAGGTGAAGGGCTACGGCCGCCAGAAGGGCCACACCGAGATCTATCGCGGCGCGGAATATGTCGTGAACTTCCTGCCGAAGCTGCGCATCGAGATCGCGGTTGCCTCCGACATCGCCGACAAGGCGGTCGGCGTGATCACCGCCTCGGCCCGCACCGGGCAGATCGGCGACGGCAAGATCTTCGTCACGCCGATCGACCACGCCTTGCGCATCCGCACCGGCGAGACCGACAGCGACGCGCTCTAG